One genomic segment of Drosophila melanogaster chromosome 3R includes these proteins:
- the CG45546 gene encoding uncharacterized protein, translating to MAHLQLYILALILVTSMWNIQTSNGSVQLMLRLYFQCSSKEIVSPCRSCERSCGQRETLDCVKDCRYGCICKMGWIRRNSTCIPMSQCEQKDL from the coding sequence ATGGCACACCTTCAGCTCTACATTTTGGCTCTTATTCTGGTCACTTCCATGTGGAATATTCAGACTAGTAATGGATCGGTTCAGTTGATGCTGAGGCTGTATTTTCAATGCTCCTCCAAGGAAATAGTTTCACCTTGTAGGTCTTGTGAGAGATCCTGTGGACAAAGAGAAACCCTGGATTGTGTGAAGGACTGTCGCTATGGATGCATTTGCAAGATGGGTTGGATTCGCAGAAACAGCACCTGTATTCCAATGAGTCAGTGTGAGCAAAAGGATCTTTAA